Below is a window of Thermoplasmata archaeon DNA.
CCATCGTGTAGAGAGACCCGAATTCTTATCTCGTCGGGCGCGGGGTTCTCGAAGGTTGCATTGAGTTCCAGCACGTCGCCCTCGTTGAGGAGGCTAGGAGCGACGGAGAAGCTCTTGAATTTGACTGGCCTCTCCTCCTCACCAAGGTTTACCGAGGGCTCGGGCGTGATGTATCTGCGGACGAAGATATTGTCAAAGTGAATCTCGGCATCTGTGCAGGTATCTATTGTGGCGATAAGGGTTGGGTAGAGTGTCGTGCTCGCTATGAGCGAATTGGTGTAGGTCCCTTTATCGACGCCGTTTATTAATATCTGCACTTTTCCGATGGACCAGTCCAGTAGCCTTATCTCATAATTATAATAGCGCCCATCGATATCAGAAGGATCGAGTATAATTCCGTTCTCGTACGCCCATCCCACGCGATATAATCCTATCTCATTGTGGCCATCCCAGCCGTTACCAATTTGTCCGACAGCAGATATTTTCCAGGCGGTGCTGTAATAATATCCCACGTAAGCGCCCATTTTCAGGCCTGCATTGGGTGTACCAATTCTTAAAATGGAGGATATTGCATAACCACTCGAGGTTATGGGGAAATTTGTTTTATATCGCTCTTCGTTTCCTTTATAAGAAGAACTCCCGAACGCCTTCAAGACTCCCCCCGAAATAGTATATGTGATGACTGAATTGTCCTCCACAGTCCAATTATTAAGATTCAGATTGCCGCCATCAAATCCATCATAGAATAAGAATGTCGTGCTGGCATCACTTTCCGACGCCGCTCCGGAATTTCCATAATACATATAGACAGTTGTGAAAGCTCCTCCTGCGAGACTGCTTACATTTACCCACACACAGGCATATTTCCCATTATTTTGATTTTCTATCCAATAGGGGAGTGGGATATAGGTGTTAGTTGAAGAGTTGAATTGCACAAACCTGAGGTCCGAAAAGTCCGTTTTCATATGGCTCGTCCATGTAATATTCAATAGGATTTGATAACCTGAAATGCTCGTGGGATTTCCCCGATTGTCTATCATCACAGGCCTTCTATAGTTCCACTCGTACTTCCACCATGGCTCGTAGGAGCCGTTTCTGCAATCTATCCTACTCTCCGCAGTGTAGGCCCCGTCAATTTCCGGAGGCCCGTGAGATAAAGAACTCACCATTGGTGGCGTGCTCAGGATCACAACAAATATCAATAGGAACCATTTATGGTTACCCATGCCTCAACCTCCCCTGCAAGTCATTAATTAGACTGATTATTTTTAAGCTTTTTTTAGAGATAGAGCTGCCTATTTAAATGACCCTGAGCTTAAAATCTGCCCGCCGAGCCCTACCCCCTAACCCTCCTGACGAAGCGCAGCCACCTCCTTTCGTCCTCCACCCTGCTCATCAGGGCCTCCTTCGCCACGCTCCTTTCTCCGGCGTCGCCAAGCTTTCTCAAGTGGCTCAACGCCCTCAGGATGCCCAGCGCCTCCCTCATCAGCGCCAACGCGGAGGCCTCGTCTATGTCCCCTTCCCTGATAGAGCGCTCGAGCTCCGCTACCCTTCCCTCGAGGGCGGCGCAGAGCGCATCGACCTCGCCCAGCTCTCGGCGCGTCCATCGCTCCCTCTCTAGATAGGCTAGCACGGTTTCCCTGAGCGGGAGCTTCCTCCCTTCCACCTCGACGAAATCCGGAATTCTGGTCCCAACCTCTGCGAATGCGGAGCGAATTCTTGCCAGTATTCGCCCCCTTTCATCAGGGCTCAGCACACCGTCCCAGTTAACCAGTTCCTCGTCGCCCCCACCGCTCACGGGAGCATGAATGGGTCTTGGTCCTAATGAAGTAGTGGGGTCTTGGGCGCTTTTCAATGGCGCCCTCGGCACCGAGCGCGCCCGGACTCGGAAGGGCATAAGGGGTCCGAGGAACGGCCCGTGTCTCCCATCCTTCCGAAAAATTAATTCCCGATAGTCCATATTTCGCCACGGAGAGGCGGATGCTGACCGTAGAGGCGTCTGTAAAGCCGAGCGAGGACGGGGAGAAGGTCCGGAGGGCGATGCTGAACATTTTCCCGGACCTGAAATTCGAGGGAGTCGAGTCCGGGGGTCGGGAGCAGGGCCCGGAAGAGCGGGGAACGGCTGAAGATCGAATAGTTGAAGAAGGCGAGGGGAGGGGAGGAGGCACCGGAAATGGCACCGGAAAGGAGACATGGGCGGGGGAATGCGTGGGAGGGAAGGGGGAAGGAAAGCCCCCTGCCGGAGAGCAAAGAGGGCCTGAGCCCGTGATTCAGAGCGCCACCGGTGCTGTGACCGTCCAGCCCGAGTACAGACTCGTGGGCAGGGGAGAGTCGGTGGCGAAATTCGCTGAGCTACTCAGGCGCCAGAGAATTCGCGACGCCGCCCGCCGGGTTCTCCTGAAGGGAATGAAGGGCGAGAGCCTCACTGTATTCAGGCTGAACAAGCAGGCCGCTTTTGTGGGAAAGGTGAGTTTCTCCGAAGGAGAGAGTCCATTGGGCGACATCACTGTCAGGCTGGAACACCCAGGGCTGATGGCCCTGATAGACAGCGTTGCACCGGACACTAGGAAGCAGCTGAAACTGAGTGGGAAGCGCGTAGCCGCCGGCGGAAAGGGTATCTGGCGAGAGGCGCATTTGCAGTGGAAAAGGGGCGAGCCCTGGGACTGGAGGAGGGAACTCGAAGGGGGCGGGGAGGACGAGGAAGAGTAGCCTGGTTCGAGCCTGGGCGATTGAGGATCATGCGCTGTGTCGGCGCGCGATGAAGCTTGGGGGGTCGGGAGGGGGGCCGGACCGGTGAACAGAATCGCAGTCTCAGTTCCAGCCCTCTGCCATGAGCCTGTGGAGGAGGTGGCGCCCCGAATTCTGGGGAAGTTCTCCGTCTGGGAGGTCGTGGCGGAGTACAGGCACCACCTGAGAGCAATCAGACAGTTCCTTCGCGAATTCCTCGGGTCTAATCATATGGAGCTTCAGGTCCATGCGCCCTTGAGCGATATCAACATCACATCCTTCTCGGAGAGGGTACGCGAGGCCTCGATGGCCGAGACAGTCGAGACCATCGCCATTGCCGCTGAGCTGGGAGCGCTCTGCGTCACCGTCCACCCTGGCCTGATGTCGCCCGTGTCTAGAATGGCTCCGGGGCGCGTCCGAGAGCTGGCGCTCGCGGCGATGAGGAGGCTCGACGCCGCGCGTGAGGAGCACGGGGTGCCAGTCGCAGTGGAAAATATGCCGCGAATGAGGGCCCTGCTCTTCCAGACCCCGGCCGAGGTGCTGCGGCTTGTCGAGGGCACGGGGCTGGGCCTGTGCTTCGATATCGGCCACGCCCACACCTGCGGAAATGTGGAGGAGTTCCTAGAGCTCGCGCCGCGCTTCACTAACGTCCACATCCACGACAACACAGGTGAGAGGGACGAGCATCTCGTTCTGGGGAGGGGGACCGCGCCGCTCGCCCCTGCTCTGCGCGCCCTGAGAGATTACAGGGGAACCTATGTAATCGAGGCCAACACGCTGGAGGAGGGCGTTGAGAGCCGGAGGGTTCTGGAGGGCTTGCTGGGACAAGACTCCTGACAGAATCACCTGCGAAAAGCTCGGGTCCTAGACAGGAGCCGAGCCTCAGGCCATCTCGTCGCCTAGCCGGGCGAATCTGAACCCCCATGCACCGACGGGCACCGAATTCAGAGCGCCCGGGTGAATTCGAGGGCTAAGTCGCTCTCGGAGCCCCCTCTCTCATTTAGCCGCTTCACGCCCTCAGATGGACCACGGGCCTCCTCCGCGCCACGAAAACGATCCATCTGCTGCTCGAGGTCAGGGGCTCCCCGCTGTACCCGCCCCACCTCTCCATTATCTCGAGACCCGCGCCCTCGAGCAGCGCCTTGAGCCTGTTGGGCGGGAGGAGCTTCAGGTCGAACTCGTTGTCCACGACGCGGCAGCCCGCCGGCCCCACGTGCTCCCAGCGGAAGCGCATGTGGAGCAGGCCGCTCTCGCTGTCGACCTCGACTGTATTGCGCCTGCAGACCCTGCTCCCATCGGGCAGAATTCTGGTCACGCTCAGGCCGTCAGGGTGGCCCCCGCGCAGTGAGAGGGGGTTGAGGCAGGCGACCGCCAGCGCGCCGTCAAGGCTCAGATGGCGTTTGAGACACGCGACGGCGGCGTCCTGGTCCGCAGGCTCGATCAGATGGAGGAAGGAGCTTAGGGCGACAATTATCAGGTTGAACTCCCGGCCCAGGTCGAATGAGCGGACATCCTCCCTGCGGAGCTCGAGCCTCCGCTTTACTTCTTCACCCTCGGCCTCGAGCTTCTTTCTGGCGAGTGCGAGCATGCCCTCGTGAGAGTCGAAGGCCACAACGTCGTACCCGGCCCGCGCGAGCGGGATGGCGAGGCGCCCGGTCCCGCACATCGCGTCCAGAACCGGCGAGCCGAACCTGCGAGCCAGCGCGGCGTAGAACTGGAGGTCAAAGAGCTCGCCGTAGTACTGGTCGTAGAACTCCAGGGCGGCGTCGTAGCCCGCGTCGGTTCTCTCCACCGGCGCTCAAATTGATGTCGCTGTTATTAGTCTTTGCGGGCGGCGGAGGGATGTGATATCCTAAAATTACTT
It encodes the following:
- a CDS encoding DUF5788 family protein, giving the protein MSGGGDEELVNWDGVLSPDERGRILARIRSAFAEVGTRIPDFVEVEGRKLPLRETVLAYLERERWTRRELGEVDALCAALEGRVAELERSIREGDIDEASALALMREALGILRALSHLRKLGDAGERSVAKEALMSRVEDERRWLRFVRRVRG
- a CDS encoding RNA-binding domain-containing protein — protein: MLTVEASVKPSEDGEKVRRAMLNIFPDLKFEGVESGGREQGPEERGTAEDRIVEEGEGRGGGTGNGTGKETWAGECVGGKGEGKPPAGEQRGPEPVIQSATGAVTVQPEYRLVGRGESVAKFAELLRRQRIRDAARRVLLKGMKGESLTVFRLNKQAAFVGKVSFSEGESPLGDITVRLEHPGLMALIDSVAPDTRKQLKLSGKRVAAGGKGIWREAHLQWKRGEPWDWRRELEGGGEDEEE
- a CDS encoding sugar phosphate isomerase/epimerase family protein, with the translated sequence MNRIAVSVPALCHEPVEEVAPRILGKFSVWEVVAEYRHHLRAIRQFLREFLGSNHMELQVHAPLSDINITSFSERVREASMAETVETIAIAAELGALCVTVHPGLMSPVSRMAPGRVRELALAAMRRLDAAREEHGVPVAVENMPRMRALLFQTPAEVLRLVEGTGLGLCFDIGHAHTCGNVEEFLELAPRFTNVHIHDNTGERDEHLVLGRGTAPLAPALRALRDYRGTYVIEANTLEEGVESRRVLEGLLGQDS
- a CDS encoding methyltransferase domain-containing protein, which translates into the protein MERTDAGYDAALEFYDQYYGELFDLQFYAALARRFGSPVLDAMCGTGRLAIPLARAGYDVVAFDSHEGMLALARKKLEAEGEEVKRRLELRREDVRSFDLGREFNLIIVALSSFLHLIEPADQDAAVACLKRHLSLDGALAVACLNPLSLRGGHPDGLSVTRILPDGSRVCRRNTVEVDSESGLLHMRFRWEHVGPAGCRVVDNEFDLKLLPPNRLKALLEGAGLEIMERWGGYSGEPLTSSSRWIVFVARRRPVVHLRA